From one Vigna radiata var. radiata cultivar VC1973A unplaced genomic scaffold, Vradiata_ver6 scaffold_155, whole genome shotgun sequence genomic stretch:
- the LOC106752505 gene encoding uncharacterized protein LOC106752505 encodes MYASKETAAEMTWHHHNRSSNGVLRHPCDGEAWKHFDRVHPAFAIEPRNVRLGLCSDGFNPYVQVSNIPYSCWPVIVTSYNLPSDMCMSKPYMFLTCLILGPCNPKVGIDVYLEPLIDDLKKLWSGVLTYDISRQQNFIMKVMLMWTINDFPAYGMLSGWSTHGKLACPHCMEHSKAFRLYHGRKNSWFDSHRRFLPNEHPFRRNRNAFKKGEVDMEDAPPYLTGTEVWNRVNGYPKEMENGPPRIDGYGEWHNWTKKSIFWDLPYWKDNLLRHNLDFMHIEKNFFENIFNTVMNVSGKSKDNEKARMDLGLYCRRKDLELKSHSNGKMYKPKDNYTLSVDQSKQVCHWLKDLRMPDRYSSNLSRCVDVNRGKVIGMKSHDYHVFMECLLPIACSSLPTHVLNPIIEVSHFFRDLCCTTLNEVDLRKMEENIPFILYKMERIFPPSFFDSMEHLPIHLPYEARLGGPVQYRWMYPFERFMGYAKRSVKNKARVEGSICASYLHKETTHFCSHYFKNFMLTPQRNRNEVDIEIERTTLSVFDQAGRHSGRESTHWLSDKELRSAHVHDEPLSVRSQHLRDLSLAPLRCVKEWHTYFVNGYKFHTHAWSQGKRTINNGVHVKGLTEGGEDDFYGVIKHIYELEYNTSTIEKKIVLFYCDWFDPSRAGTRVDSKYGIVDIRMDKRYVLFDPFIIAHNVEQGYYVPYPASRTDKQGWCVAIKTKPRVRIYSNEVEVEVPYQVEEMSHVNDIIEVEEVIRLQDIEAGLQEVDPNNVPLVEGYMDEETSGSEEECSEEGQSEDV; translated from the exons ATGTATGCCTCAAAAGAAACAGCAGCAGAAATGACATGGCACCATCACAACAGGTCGTCAAATGGGGTTTTGCGTCATCCATGCGATGGAGAGGCATGGAAGCACTTTGATAGAGTGCATCCTGCTTTTGCCATTGAGCCACGCAATGTTCGACTTGGTTTATGCTCCGATGGTTTTAATCCATATGTGCAGGTGTCAAATATACCATATTCATGTTGGCCAGTAATTGTGACGTCATACAATCTTCCTTCAGATATGTGTATGTCTAAACCGTACATGTTTTTGACTTGTCTCATTCTGGGGCCATGCAATCCAAAGGTAGGCATTGATGTATACCTAGAGCCCTTGATAGATGACTTGAAAAAGTTGTGGAGTGGTGTCCTAACATATGATATTTCAAGGCAACAAAACTTTATCATGAAGGTGATGCTAATGTGGACAATTAATGATTTTCCTGCTTATGGTATGTTGTCTGGATGGAGCACCCATGGTAAATTGGCTTGTCCACATTGCATGGAGCATTCAAAGGCTTTTAGATTATACCATGGGCGAAAAAATTCGTGGTTTGACTCCCATCGGAGGTTTTTACCAAATGAACATCCCTTTAGGAGAAATAGGAATGCTTTCAAAAAGGGGGAAGTGGACATGGAAGATGCGCCACCTTATTTGACGGGAACTGAAGTTTGGAATAGAGTGAATGGTTATCctaaagaaatggaaaatggtCCACCAAGAATAGATGGATATGGTGAGTGGCATAATTGGACAAAAAAAAGCATCTTTTGGGATCTACCATATTGGAAGGATAATTTGTTAAGGCATAATCTTGATTTCATGCATATCGAGAAGAATttctttgaaaacatttttaataccGTGATGAATGTCAGTGGGAAGTCAAAAGACAATGAAAAGGCTCGAATGGATTTAGGTTTGTATTGTAGACGAAAAGACTTGGAGCTCAAATCTCATAGTAATGGAAAGATGTACAAGCCTAAAGATAATTATACACTTTCAGTAGACCAATCAAAACAGGTCTGTCATTGGTTGAAAGATCTTAGGATGCCTGACAGGTATTCTTCTAACTTGTCAAGGTGTGTTGATGTGAATAGGGGAAAGGTCATTGGGATGAAAAGTCATGACTACCATGTCTTTATGGAATGCTTACTTCCTATAGCTTGTAGTTCTTTACCGACTCATGTTCTCAATCCCATTATAGAAGTAAGTCATTTCTTCAGAGATTTATGTTGTACAACATTGAATGAGGTCGACCTtcggaagatggaagaaaacaTTCCATTCATTCTTTACAAGATGGAGAGAATATTCCCCCCCTCATTCTTTGATTCTATGGAACATCTTCCTATACATCTTCCATATGAGGCAAGACTTGGTGGACCGGTCCAATATAGGTGGATGTACCCATTCGAAAG GTTCATGGGATATGCTAAACGTTCAGTTAAGAATAAAGCTAGGGTTGAAGGATCTATTTGCGCATCATATTTGCACAAAGAAACAACTCATTTCTGTTCCCACTACTTTAAGAACTTTATGTTAACACCACAAAGAAATAGAAATGAAGTAGACATTGAAATTGAAAGGACAACATTATCAGTGTTTGACCAAGCTGGTCGTCATTCCGGGAGAGAATCAACTCATTGGCTAAGTGACAAAGAATTGAGATCAGCTCAT GTTCATGACGAGCCTTTAAGTGTGAGGAGCCAACATCTTAGAGATTTATCACTTGCTCCTTTAAGATGTGTAAAGGAATGGCATACCTACTTTGTGAATGGATATAAATTTCATACCCATGCATGGAGCCAGGGCAAGAGGACTATAAATAATGGTGTTCATGTTAAAGGTCTTACAGAAGGGGGTGAAGATGATTTCTATGGTGTCATTAAGCACATATATGAGCTCGAGTATAATACCTCAACCATTGAAAAGaagattgtattattttattgtgattgGTTTGATCCATCAAGAGCAGGGACAAGAGTGGATTCGAAGTATGGCATTGTGGATATTCGAATGGATAAAAGATATGTCTTATTTGATCCTTTTATAATTGCACATAATGTAGAACAAGGGTATTATGTACCATATCCTGCATCACGCACAGACAAACAAGGTTGGTGTGTTGCAATAAAGACCAAACCTAGAGTTCGTATATATTCTAATGAGGTAGAAGTCGAGGTGCCATACCAAGTGGAGGAAATGTCACATGTTAATGACATCattgaagttgaagaagttATCCGATTGCAAGATATAGAAGCCGGTCTTCAAGAAGTGGACCCCAATAATGTACCATTAGTTGAAGGGTATATGGATGAAGAAACAAGTGGATCGGAAGAAGAATGCAGTGAAGAGGGACAAAGTGAAGATgtctga